In one Bacteroidia bacterium genomic region, the following are encoded:
- a CDS encoding type II toxin-antitoxin system RelE/ParE family toxin: MIRSFKDTGTEDIFNGENTKAARKICPSSIWKIASRKLDQLDSISALHELRIPPNNRLEALSGDREGQHSIRINNQYRVCFVWTNLGLDQVEIVDYH, encoded by the coding sequence ATGATAAGGTCGTTCAAAGATACAGGCACGGAAGATATTTTCAATGGTGAAAATACCAAAGCGGCGAGAAAAATCTGCCCGTCCTCTATTTGGAAAATTGCCAGTCGAAAGTTAGACCAGTTAGATTCTATCTCTGCCCTTCACGAGTTGAGAATCCCACCAAACAATAGACTTGAAGCCTTATCAGGTGACAGAGAAGGTCAACACAGTATTCGTATTAATAACCAGTATCGTGTTTGTTTCGTATGGACAAATTTGGGTCTCGACCAAGTTGAGATTGTGGATTATCACTAG
- a CDS encoding HigA family addiction module antidote protein, translating into MVRVPTHRIPTHPGEMLLEEFLDPMGISQRDLADNIHVPYQRINEIVNGRRGITPSTALRLAKFFDMSADFWMNLQLRWDLYFAQQHETKVLESIHPHSAVV; encoded by the coding sequence ATGGTTCGTGTTCCTACCCACCGCATACCTACTCATCCTGGCGAAATGCTTTTGGAAGAGTTTTTAGATCCAATGGGTATCAGTCAAAGAGATTTGGCTGATAATATTCATGTCCCTTATCAGCGCATCAATGAAATCGTAAATGGGCGTAGGGGTATCACCCCAAGCACGGCTCTCCGTTTGGCAAAATTCTTTGATATGTCCGCTGACTTCTGGATGAATTTACAGTTACGCTGGGATTTGTATTTTGCACAACAACATGAAACGAAGGTTTTAGAGTCTATTCACCCACATTCGGCGGTTGTGTAA